Part of the Rhodohalobacter barkolensis genome, CGATATGAATGACGCTAAAGCACTGCTCGAAAGTATCGCGCGTAATTACGGAAGCCGACTGGCCGATCGCGGCATCCGTGTGAATACAGTCTCGCAGGCTCCGACAAAAACATCTGCCGGTTCCGGGATTAAAGGATTTGACAGTATGTATACCTTTGCTGATAAAATTGCGCCTCTTGGCAATCCAACGGCAGATGAGTGTGCCGATTACTGCGTAACACTTTTCTCTGACTTAACCCGGAAAGTGACCATGCAGAACCTCTATCACGATGGCGGCTTTGTGACTAGTGGTATTTCAGAAGAGATGATCGACGGTTTAGTGAAACTCTACGCTGACGAAGAGTAATTTCCATACCAAGACATGGTATTTTATTGACAACAGTTTTTGTTTGTGTTGCCCTAAGCCGGTTATGTTTCGAGGCGAAGACGTCGCAAATTTAAAAATACCATGTCTATTTAATTTTTGATTTAAACCATCACAACATGCCCATTAAAATTCTCGGTATCGACCCTGGCTCTCGAACTACCGGTTACGCAATTCTGGAAGAGACGAATGGATCGTATAGGGCAGAGGTTTGTGATGTAATCCGATTGGCAAAAATGGATGATCATAATGATCGTCTGCAGTTTATTTTTGATGAGATTACTAAACTGATAAAAGAGCACAAACCCACTCAATGTGCTATAGAAACACCGATTTACGGTGTAGATCCGCTGGCCATGTTAAAGCTTGGGCGGGCTCAAGCTGCGGCAATTCTTGCCATAACCAATCAAAATATTCCCGTTTCGGAGTATTATCCCAAAGCAGTAAAAAAAGCGATTACCGGTAACGGAAATGCCAGCAAAAAACAGGTCGCATTTATGCTGGAGCGGGTTATGACGTTACCCGAAAAGAAATTAAAGGATGATGCAACGGATGCGTTGGCCGTGGCATGGTGTCATCACACCAAAACAGGACACATTCCGGCCGGTGATATGAAGAAAAAAATGCATCAAAACAACAGTAAAAACAGTTGGGCGGCTTTTGTAGATGCCAATCCGGACAGAGTAAAAAAGCATTAACCATTCCAAGCGATTTAAGTTCTAGCTAAAATTATATGATTGCCTATTTAAAAGGAGTATTAGACAGCAAAACAGAAGACCGGTGTATAATTGATGTTCAAGGTGTTGGGTATGGGGTTGAGATTTCGAATCAAACCCTGCAGACACTTCCTGAAAAAGGAAAGGAACTCAAACTGTTGATCTATCATCATATCACGGACAGCGATCAGCGGTTGTTTGGATTTGCGACATCAAAAGAGAAAAACCTGTTTGAACGGCTAATTACCGTGAAAGGAATTGGGCCAAAACTGGGACTTACTATTTTATCCGGTATGCCTCCTTCAAATTTAATGGAGGCGATTGTTACGCAGGATACCGCAGCACTCTCAAATATTTCAGGAATCGGGAAAAAAACTGCAGAGAGAATGGTATTGGAGCTGAAAGATAAACTCTTTGATGAAACACAGCCGTCTGTTGCCACCGGAACAACCGAGCAGCGCAGCAAACATGAAGAGGCCGTCTCAGCACTTGAAGCCTTAGGTTTTAAGAAAAGAGAAGCAGAACAGACCGTTCAGAAAATTACGGCTGCCAATCCAAAATTTTCGGTTTCAGATATTGTTAAGAGTGCCTTGAGCAGAATGAACAGGTAATAATTTCTTAACAACAGAAGGTTATTTTACAGACAGTACTCATTGGAGCAATGAGCTTTGAATCGTAAATAAACCATTATTTGATTTGTCTAAACAAACTATTCTTGTAGTCGATGACGAACAAGACCTTCTTGATCTGATCGAGTATAATCTCAAGAAAGAAGGATATAAGGTACTGAAGGCCGAAAATGGTCAGCAAGGGATTGAAATGGCAAAAGAACACCACCCCAATCTGGTTCTTTTGGATATCATGATGCCAAAAATGGATGGGATTCAGGTATGTGAGAAGATGAGAGCAAATCCGGATCTCAAATCGATTCCCGTAATATTTCTCACAGCACGCAGTGATGAAAAAACAGAAGTGGAAGGACTGGATATTGGAGCGGATGATTTTATCACCAAGCCCATCAGTACTACAAAGCTGCTCTCCAGAATAAAAGCTGTTCTTCGGCGATATGATGAAACTGAAGAAGAGGTCAATAAACTGGAAGTACACGATCTCAAAATTGATAAAGACAGATATATTGTTACTCGCGGAGAGGAAGAATTTCAATTACCCCGAAAAGAGTTTGAGCTTCTCTATTATCTGGCCAGCCGAAAAGGTAAGGTGCGCGACAGACAAAC contains:
- a CDS encoding response regulator transcription factor, which codes for MSKQTILVVDDEQDLLDLIEYNLKKEGYKVLKAENGQQGIEMAKEHHPNLVLLDIMMPKMDGIQVCEKMRANPDLKSIPVIFLTARSDEKTEVEGLDIGADDFITKPISTTKLLSRIKAVLRRYDETEEEVNKLEVHDLKIDKDRYIVTRGEEEFQLPRKEFELLYYLASRKGKVRDRQTLLNKVWGDNIYVVDRTVDVHVRKIREKLGDHYIETVKGVGYRFKD
- the ruvC gene encoding crossover junction endodeoxyribonuclease RuvC; amino-acid sequence: MPIKILGIDPGSRTTGYAILEETNGSYRAEVCDVIRLAKMDDHNDRLQFIFDEITKLIKEHKPTQCAIETPIYGVDPLAMLKLGRAQAAAILAITNQNIPVSEYYPKAVKKAITGNGNASKKQVAFMLERVMTLPEKKLKDDATDALAVAWCHHTKTGHIPAGDMKKKMHQNNSKNSWAAFVDANPDRVKKH
- the ruvA gene encoding Holliday junction branch migration protein RuvA, with translation MIAYLKGVLDSKTEDRCIIDVQGVGYGVEISNQTLQTLPEKGKELKLLIYHHITDSDQRLFGFATSKEKNLFERLITVKGIGPKLGLTILSGMPPSNLMEAIVTQDTAALSNISGIGKKTAERMVLELKDKLFDETQPSVATGTTEQRSKHEEAVSALEALGFKKREAEQTVQKITAANPKFSVSDIVKSALSRMNR